One genomic window of Alphaproteobacteria bacterium includes the following:
- the gltB gene encoding glutamate synthase large subunit, translating into MTDRRDPNGARFVPEYLANRARLMAGGAYDPAFEHDACGVGLIAAIDGKPSRTVVQYGIDALKAVWHRGAVDADGKTGDGAGIHVQIPQEFFKEHIRGTGHEPGTGKLAVGMVFLPRTDYAAQERCRTIVESEIIRFGYTIYGWRQVPVNVDVVGEKANATRPEIEQIMIANNRGVDDERFECDLFIIRRRIEKAALLENITDFYICALSCRSIIYKGMFLAEDLTNFYPDLLDERFVSNFAIFHQRFSTNTFPTWRLAQPFRTLAHNGEINTLRGNTNWMKSHEPRMESAAFGPYIEDIKPVIQLGSSDSAALDAVCEVMIRAGRDLPLVKTMMIPEAWSKRPTIGQELKDLYAYCNAVMEPWDGPAAVAAYDGRWVLAGMDRNGLRPLRYTITDDGLLIVGSETGMVRLKESHIIEKGRCGPGEMIAVDLVEGRFYDNDTLKSSLARRADYGAWVSNITYLDDLGSRDAAPVPAPTMERAELRRRQVGYGWSMEDVELILQPMVETAKEAVGSMGDDTPLAVLSAKYRGLHHFFRQDFSQVTNPPIDSLRETGVMSLKTRLGNLGNILIEDASQCDILELESPVLTNARYAALRNALGDAAVEIDCTFDVPGENAGESLAEAIRRICQQAEDAVRGGPRHVILSDRAVAAGRAPVPMILAAGAVHTHLVHQQLRTWTSLNVRCGEALDVHYFAVLIGVGATTVNAYLAEETVVDRHARGLFGEKDLAACIEDYAHAIDAGLLKIMSKMGISIVSSYRGGYNFEAIGLSRTLVAEFFPGMVSRISGIGLAGIQHKTLEAHRRAWDEDVVALPIGGFYRYRRGGEAHGFHGPLIHTLQHAVATDSFATFKKYTAGLRELEPIHIRDLLDFKPGRVPASLDDVESITAIRKRLVSPGISLGALSPEAHETLSIAMNRIGARSDSGEGGEDPARYKPRPNGDNASSAIKQVASGRFGVTAEYLNNCRELEIKIAQGAKPGEGGQLPGFKVTEMIARLRHSTPGVTLISPPPHHDIYSIEDLAQLIYDLKQINPEAKVCVKLVARSGIGTIAAGVAKGHADVILISGHSGGTGASPQTSIKYAGLPWELGLAETHQVLMLNRLRHRVRLRVDGGIKSGRDVVIAAILGAEEFGIGTTSLVAMGCIMVRQCHSNTCPVGVCTQDPRLRDKFTGTPEKVVNLFTFLAEEVREILAELGFRSLEEIIGRTDLLHQVSRGSAHLDDLDLNPILVRADVGDYPPFCTIEGRNPVPETLDAQMIEDAEPLFREGEKMQLTYNVRNTHRAIGAKMASLITRTFGMDSLQPGHATIRLRGSAGQSLGAWAVRGMKLEVFGDANDYTGKGLSGGTIVVRPMTSSRLAGNRNVIIGNVALYGATAGRLFAAGRAGDRFCVRNSGATAVVEGCGSNGCEYMTGGTAVILGPVGDNFAAGMTGGMAFVLDEEDGFHDCLNPDSVVVQRVLAPHWNAVLFDLIREHATETQSAYADGLLNDWERSALKFWQVVPTEILPMLQHPLAPPAGEAAERA; encoded by the coding sequence ATGACCGACCGCCGCGACCCGAACGGCGCCCGTTTCGTGCCCGAGTACCTGGCCAACAGGGCCAGGCTGATGGCGGGCGGCGCCTATGACCCGGCGTTCGAGCACGACGCCTGCGGCGTCGGCCTGATCGCGGCGATCGACGGCAAGCCCAGCCGCACGGTGGTGCAGTACGGCATCGACGCGCTGAAGGCGGTGTGGCACCGCGGCGCGGTCGACGCCGACGGCAAGACCGGCGACGGCGCCGGCATCCACGTGCAGATCCCGCAGGAGTTCTTCAAGGAGCACATCCGCGGCACCGGCCACGAGCCGGGCACCGGCAAGCTGGCCGTCGGCATGGTGTTCCTGCCGCGCACCGACTATGCGGCGCAGGAGCGCTGCCGCACCATCGTCGAGAGCGAGATCATCCGCTTCGGCTACACCATCTACGGCTGGCGCCAGGTGCCGGTGAACGTCGATGTGGTCGGCGAGAAGGCCAACGCGACCCGGCCGGAGATCGAGCAGATCATGATCGCCAACAACCGCGGCGTCGACGACGAGCGGTTCGAGTGCGACCTGTTCATCATCCGCCGCCGGATCGAGAAGGCGGCGTTGCTGGAGAACATCACCGACTTTTACATCTGCGCGCTGTCGTGCCGGTCGATCATCTACAAGGGCATGTTCCTGGCCGAGGACCTGACCAACTTCTACCCGGACCTGCTCGACGAGCGGTTCGTGTCGAACTTCGCCATCTTCCACCAGCGCTTCTCGACCAACACCTTCCCGACCTGGCGGCTGGCGCAGCCGTTCCGCACCCTCGCCCACAACGGCGAGATCAACACGCTGCGCGGCAACACCAACTGGATGAAGAGCCACGAGCCGCGGATGGAATCGGCGGCGTTCGGCCCGTATATCGAGGACATCAAGCCGGTCATCCAGCTCGGCAGCTCCGATTCCGCCGCGCTGGACGCGGTCTGCGAGGTGATGATCCGTGCCGGTCGCGACCTGCCGCTGGTCAAGACCATGATGATCCCGGAGGCGTGGTCGAAGCGCCCGACCATCGGCCAGGAGCTGAAGGACCTCTACGCCTACTGCAACGCGGTGATGGAGCCGTGGGACGGCCCCGCCGCCGTCGCCGCCTATGACGGCCGCTGGGTGCTGGCCGGGATGGACCGCAACGGCCTCCGGCCGCTGCGCTACACCATCACCGACGACGGGCTGCTGATCGTCGGGTCGGAGACCGGGATGGTGCGGCTGAAGGAGTCGCACATCATCGAGAAGGGCCGCTGCGGCCCGGGCGAGATGATCGCGGTCGACCTGGTCGAGGGCCGCTTCTACGACAACGACACCCTGAAGTCGTCGCTGGCGCGCCGCGCCGACTACGGCGCCTGGGTCAGCAACATCACCTATCTCGACGACCTGGGCAGCCGCGACGCGGCGCCGGTGCCGGCCCCGACGATGGAGCGGGCGGAACTGCGTCGCCGCCAGGTCGGCTATGGCTGGTCGATGGAGGATGTCGAGCTGATCCTGCAGCCGATGGTGGAGACGGCGAAAGAGGCGGTCGGCTCGATGGGCGACGACACGCCGCTGGCGGTGCTGTCGGCCAAGTATCGCGGCCTGCACCACTTCTTCCGCCAGGACTTCAGCCAGGTCACCAACCCGCCGATCGACAGCCTGCGCGAGACCGGGGTGATGAGCCTGAAGACCCGGCTCGGCAACCTCGGCAACATCCTGATCGAGGACGCCAGTCAGTGCGACATCCTGGAGCTGGAGTCGCCGGTGCTGACCAACGCCCGCTATGCCGCCCTGCGCAACGCGCTGGGCGACGCGGCGGTGGAGATCGACTGCACCTTCGACGTGCCCGGCGAGAATGCCGGCGAGAGCCTGGCCGAGGCGATCCGCCGGATCTGTCAGCAGGCCGAGGACGCCGTGCGCGGCGGGCCGCGCCACGTCATCCTCAGCGACCGCGCGGTCGCGGCGGGCCGCGCGCCGGTGCCGATGATCCTGGCCGCCGGCGCGGTCCACACCCACCTGGTGCACCAGCAGTTGCGCACCTGGACGTCGCTGAACGTGCGCTGCGGCGAGGCGCTGGACGTGCACTATTTCGCGGTGCTGATCGGCGTCGGCGCCACCACGGTCAACGCCTATCTGGCCGAGGAGACCGTCGTCGACCGCCATGCCCGCGGTCTGTTCGGCGAAAAGGACCTCGCCGCCTGTATCGAGGACTACGCCCACGCCATCGACGCCGGGCTGCTGAAGATCATGTCGAAGATGGGCATCTCGATCGTCAGCTCCTATCGCGGCGGCTACAATTTCGAGGCGATCGGCCTGTCGCGGACGCTGGTGGCGGAGTTCTTCCCCGGCATGGTCTCGCGTATCTCCGGCATCGGCCTGGCCGGCATCCAGCACAAGACGCTGGAGGCGCACCGCCGCGCCTGGGACGAGGACGTGGTGGCGCTGCCGATCGGCGGCTTCTACCGCTATCGCCGCGGCGGCGAGGCGCACGGCTTCCACGGCCCGCTGATCCACACGCTGCAGCACGCGGTCGCCACCGACAGCTTCGCCACCTTCAAGAAGTACACCGCCGGCCTGCGCGAGCTGGAGCCGATCCACATCCGCGACCTGCTGGACTTCAAGCCCGGCCGGGTGCCGGCCTCGCTCGACGATGTCGAATCGATCACGGCGATCCGCAAGCGGCTGGTCTCGCCGGGCATCTCGCTCGGCGCGCTGAGCCCGGAGGCGCACGAGACGCTGTCGATCGCGATGAACCGCATCGGCGCGCGGTCGGACAGCGGCGAGGGCGGTGAGGACCCGGCCCGCTACAAGCCGCGGCCGAACGGCGACAACGCGTCGAGCGCGATCAAGCAGGTCGCCTCCGGCCGCTTCGGCGTCACCGCGGAATATCTGAACAACTGCCGCGAGCTGGAGATCAAGATCGCCCAGGGCGCCAAGCCGGGCGAGGGCGGGCAGCTGCCCGGCTTCAAGGTCACCGAGATGATCGCGCGGCTTCGCCACTCGACGCCGGGCGTGACCCTGATCTCGCCGCCGCCGCATCACGACATCTATTCGATCGAGGATCTGGCCCAGCTGATCTACGACCTGAAGCAGATCAACCCGGAGGCCAAGGTCTGCGTCAAGCTGGTGGCGCGGTCCGGCATCGGCACCATCGCCGCCGGCGTGGCCAAGGGCCATGCCGACGTGATCCTGATCTCCGGCCATTCCGGCGGCACCGGCGCCAGCCCGCAGACCTCGATCAAGTACGCCGGCCTGCCGTGGGAGCTGGGGCTGGCCGAGACGCACCAGGTGCTGATGCTCAACCGGCTGCGCCACCGGGTGCGGCTGCGCGTCGACGGCGGCATCAAGTCCGGCCGCGACGTCGTCATCGCCGCCATCCTCGGCGCCGAGGAATTCGGTATCGGCACCACCTCGCTGGTGGCGATGGGCTGCATCATGGTGCGGCAGTGCCACTCCAACACCTGCCCGGTCGGCGTGTGCACCCAGGACCCGCGGCTGCGCGACAAGTTCACCGGCACGCCGGAGAAGGTGGTCAACCTGTTCACCTTCCTGGCCGAGGAGGTGCGCGAGATCCTGGCCGAGCTCGGCTTCCGCTCGCTGGAGGAGATCATCGGGCGGACCGACCTGCTGCACCAGGTCAGCCGCGGCAGCGCCCATCTCGACGACCTCGACCTCAACCCGATCCTGGTCCGCGCCGACGTCGGCGACTATCCGCCGTTCTGCACCATCGAGGGCCGCAACCCGGTGCCGGAGACGCTGGACGCCCAGATGATCGAGGACGCGGAGCCGCTGTTCCGCGAGGGCGAGAAGATGCAGCTGACCTACAACGTCAGGAACACCCATCGCGCGATCGGCGCCAAGATGGCCTCGCTGATCACCCGCACCTTCGGCATGGACAGCCTGCAGCCGGGCCACGCCACCATCCGGCTGCGCGGCTCGGCCGGCCAGTCGCTCGGCGCCTGGGCGGTGCGCGGGATGAAGCTGGAGGTGTTCGGCGACGCCAACGACTACACCGGCAAGGGCCTGTCCGGCGGCACCATCGTGGTGCGGCCGATGACCTCCAGCCGGCTGGCCGGCAACCGCAACGTCATCATCGGCAACGTCGCGCTGTACGGCGCCACCGCCGGCAGGCTGTTCGCGGCCGGCCGCGCCGGCGACCGGTTCTGCGTGCGCAACTCCGGCGCGACGGCGGTGGTCGAGGGCTGCGGCTCGAACGGCTGCGAGTACATGACCGGCGGCACCGCCGTCATCCTCGGCCCGGTCGGCGACAACTTCGCCGCCGGCATGACCGGCGGCATGGCGTTCGTGCTGGACGAGGAGGACGGCTTCCACGACTGCCTCAACCCGGATTCGGTCGTCGTCCAGCGGGTGCTGGCGCCGCACTGGAACGCCGTGCTGTTCGACCTGATCCGCGAGCATGCCACCGAGACCCAGTCGGCCTATGCCGACGGCCTGCTCAACGACTGGGAGCGTTCTGCGCTGAAGTTCTGGCAGGTGGTGCCGACCGAGATCCTGCCGATGCTGCAGCATCCGCTGGCGCCGCCGGCGGGCGAGGCGGCGGAGCGGGCCTGA
- a CDS encoding NAD(P)-dependent oxidoreductase — protein MGERMLRFVTVDQGPPPKRAAEERRDDFREIYREFARDKAAEQASRCSQCGVPFCQIHCPVHNNIPDWLKLTAEGRLEEAYEVSAATNSFPEVCGRICPQDRLCEGNCVIEQSAHGTVTIGAVEKYITETAFANGWVRPIVPARERAQSVGIVGAGPGGLAAAARLRARGYKVTVYDRYDRAGGLLIYGIPNFKLEKQVVERRNAWLADSGVAFRLGFEVGRDASLAELRARHDALLIATGVYKARDIQVPGVGLDNVVPALDFLIASNRKGLGDAVAAFDAGALNASGKAVVVVGGGDTAMDCVRTAVRQGARSVTCLYRRNRANMPGSQREVANAEEEGVVFEWLAAPEAFLGDVAGGGRTGGVTGVRAHRMRLGVADSSGRQTPEPVPDSAFTCEADLAITALGFDPEDIPGMFGAPELPVTRWGTIKVNWSTMMTSLDGVFAAGDIVRGASLVVWAIRDGQDAAASIHRYLQAKAGAGAPAAIAAE, from the coding sequence ATGGGCGAGCGCATGCTCAGGTTCGTCACGGTCGACCAGGGGCCGCCGCCGAAGCGCGCGGCCGAGGAGCGGCGCGACGACTTCCGCGAGATCTATCGCGAGTTCGCCCGCGACAAGGCGGCGGAGCAGGCCTCGCGCTGTTCGCAGTGTGGCGTGCCGTTCTGCCAGATCCATTGCCCGGTTCACAACAACATCCCCGACTGGCTGAAGCTGACCGCCGAGGGCCGGCTGGAGGAGGCCTACGAGGTCTCCGCCGCCACCAACAGCTTCCCGGAGGTCTGCGGCCGGATCTGCCCGCAGGACCGGCTGTGCGAAGGCAACTGCGTCATCGAGCAGTCGGCCCATGGCACCGTCACCATCGGCGCGGTGGAGAAGTACATCACCGAAACCGCCTTCGCGAACGGCTGGGTCCGGCCGATCGTGCCGGCACGCGAGCGGGCGCAGTCGGTCGGCATCGTCGGCGCCGGGCCGGGCGGGCTGGCCGCCGCGGCCCGTCTGCGCGCACGCGGCTACAAGGTCACGGTCTACGACCGCTACGACCGTGCCGGCGGGCTGCTGATCTACGGCATCCCCAACTTCAAGCTGGAAAAGCAGGTGGTGGAGCGGCGCAACGCCTGGCTGGCCGACAGCGGGGTCGCGTTCCGGCTCGGCTTCGAGGTCGGCCGCGACGCCTCTCTCGCCGAACTGCGCGCGCGCCACGACGCGCTGCTGATCGCCACCGGCGTCTACAAGGCGCGCGACATCCAGGTGCCCGGCGTCGGGCTCGACAACGTGGTGCCGGCGCTGGACTTCCTGATCGCGTCCAACCGCAAGGGCCTGGGCGACGCCGTCGCCGCCTTCGACGCCGGCGCGCTGAATGCGTCCGGCAAGGCCGTCGTTGTCGTCGGCGGCGGCGACACGGCGATGGACTGCGTGCGCACCGCTGTGCGCCAGGGCGCGCGGTCGGTGACCTGCCTCTACCGCCGCAACCGGGCCAACATGCCGGGCTCGCAGCGCGAGGTGGCCAACGCCGAGGAGGAGGGCGTGGTGTTCGAGTGGCTCGCGGCGCCCGAGGCGTTCCTCGGCGACGTCGCCGGCGGCGGGCGCACCGGCGGGGTCACCGGCGTGCGCGCCCATCGCATGCGCCTCGGCGTCGCCGATTCGAGCGGCCGGCAGACGCCGGAGCCGGTGCCGGACTCCGCCTTCACCTGCGAGGCCGACCTCGCCATCACCGCGCTCGGCTTCGACCCTGAGGACATCCCCGGCATGTTCGGCGCGCCGGAGCTGCCGGTCACGCGCTGGGGCACGATCAAGGTCAACTGGTCGACGATGATGACGTCGCTGGACGGCGTGTTCGCCGCCGGCGACATCGTGCGCGGCGCCTCGCTGGTGGTGTGGGCGATCCGCGACGGCCAGGACGCCGCCGCTTCCATCCATCGCTATTTGCAGGCGAAGGCCGGCGCCGGTGCGCCGGCGGCGATCGCCGCGGAGTGA
- a CDS encoding undecaprenyl-diphosphate phosphatase has translation MDIIQVIVLALVQGATEYLPISSSGHLVVTSQILGWPDQGLTFDIAVHVGTLAAVLVYFWRDVGRMAYGLVSPLLGRAGAESRLVWNVIVGTLPLVAAGYALAKVNESDPAFINQTLRDPVVIGAASIGFGIVLWLADRLAPRDATLRDMGPAGALFVGLAQVLALVPGTSRAGITITAARLLGYERTEAARFSLLLAIPAIAGAGILAGKDLMEAGDIAVTQDALIGAALSFAAALVAIWLMLAWVRRASYLPFVIYRIAFGAFLIWWFGGFGGFGGGGGGGA, from the coding sequence GTGGACATCATCCAGGTCATCGTGCTCGCCCTGGTCCAGGGCGCCACCGAATATCTGCCGATCAGCTCGTCCGGCCACCTGGTGGTGACGTCCCAGATCCTCGGCTGGCCGGACCAGGGACTGACCTTCGACATCGCGGTGCATGTCGGCACGCTGGCGGCGGTGCTGGTCTATTTCTGGCGCGACGTCGGCCGCATGGCCTACGGGCTGGTCAGCCCGCTGCTGGGACGGGCCGGCGCGGAATCCCGCCTGGTCTGGAACGTCATCGTCGGCACGCTGCCGCTCGTCGCCGCCGGCTATGCACTGGCCAAGGTCAACGAGTCCGACCCCGCCTTCATCAACCAGACCCTGCGCGACCCGGTGGTGATCGGCGCCGCGTCGATCGGCTTCGGCATCGTGCTGTGGCTGGCCGACCGGCTGGCGCCGCGCGACGCCACGCTGCGCGACATGGGGCCGGCGGGCGCCCTGTTCGTCGGGCTGGCGCAGGTGCTGGCGCTGGTGCCCGGCACCAGCCGCGCCGGCATCACCATCACCGCGGCGCGTCTGCTCGGCTACGAGCGGACCGAGGCGGCGCGCTTCTCGCTGCTGCTGGCGATCCCGGCGATCGCCGGCGCCGGCATCCTGGCCGGCAAGGACCTGATGGAGGCCGGCGACATCGCGGTGACCCAGGACGCGCTGATCGGCGCGGCGCTGTCGTTCGCTGCAGCACTCGTCGCGATCTGGCTGATGCTGGCCTGGGTGCGCCGCGCCAGCTACCTGCCCTTCGTGATCTACCGTATCGCCTTCGGCGCATTCCTGATCTGGTGGTTCGGCGGCTTCGGCGGCTTCGGCGGCGGCGGCGGCGGCGGAGCCTGA
- a CDS encoding calcium-binding protein: protein MPSISPLILFDPIPFRPAGKTIRGTAASDVLEGGAGDDRIYGELGNDTIKGGAGDDVIATGTGNNLVFGGSGNDLVTGGKGADLIFGDGGDDILNGADAAYDLTNDQGDIIAGDAGDDRIHGHGGDDLLIGGADDDQLWGDWGDDQLRGDAGADLLDGGTGNDRLFGGDGNDTLYGGGGDDVLDGGRGSNVLQGGAGADRFILGQDAQPELVLDYSWADGDRIDLTSYFDDVYGDAVFSFHAVETPAMDYVALHLSNGTGTYLIAKFVGMTGGGFVVDVEGDVHYYAV, encoded by the coding sequence ATGCCGTCCATCAGCCCCCTGATTCTGTTCGACCCGATCCCGTTCAGGCCCGCCGGCAAGACCATCCGCGGCACGGCGGCCAGCGACGTCCTGGAGGGCGGTGCCGGCGACGACCGTATCTATGGTGAGCTCGGCAACGACACGATTAAGGGCGGCGCCGGTGACGACGTGATCGCGACCGGCACCGGAAACAACCTGGTGTTCGGCGGGAGCGGCAACGACCTGGTCACCGGCGGCAAGGGAGCCGACCTTATCTTCGGCGACGGCGGCGACGACATCCTGAACGGCGCCGACGCAGCCTACGACCTGACGAACGACCAGGGCGACATCATCGCTGGCGATGCCGGCGACGACCGCATCCACGGCCATGGCGGCGACGACCTCCTAATCGGCGGCGCTGACGATGACCAACTGTGGGGCGACTGGGGCGACGACCAGCTGCGCGGCGATGCCGGCGCCGACCTGCTCGACGGCGGCACAGGCAACGACCGGCTGTTCGGCGGCGACGGCAACGACACCCTCTACGGCGGCGGGGGTGACGACGTGCTCGACGGCGGGCGCGGGTCCAATGTCCTGCAAGGTGGCGCCGGCGCGGACCGATTCATCCTCGGACAGGACGCCCAACCCGAACTGGTCCTCGACTACAGTTGGGCCGACGGAGACCGCATCGACCTGACCTCGTATTTCGACGACGTCTACGGCGATGCGGTGTTCAGCTTCCACGCGGTCGAGACCCCGGCCATGGACTATGTAGCACTGCACCTGTCCAATGGCACCGGCACCTATCTGATCGCGAAGTTCGTCGGCATGACGGGAGGCGGCTTCGTCGTCGACGTCGAAGGTGATGTGCACTACTACGCGGTCTGA